The stretch of DNA CTCAGAGCGAGAGTCTCTATATCTTTCCTTATTGTTAGAAATAGAGATTTTGATGGAAAAATACCCTCCAACAGCTTCTTTAAGTGGTTATCCAAATGTGACCATCATTTATTCGGCATTTCTCGGTAGctaaatataacaaaaatgatTTTCTAGAGTGTACACAAGATATATAAAAGCTGCTGGAGAGGGAAAAGATATAGAAAATACTTTTTATGCAGAAGGCTCTCCAAATAATAATTTAGAGAGTGAAATTTAGAAAGACTCTTAGAGATGCTCTCACACTTCCATGTTTAATTTCAGTTTTACTTTTTCGAACAGCGTTACGGGAAATCCATTGGTTTGCGGTGTCAACGGAGATAACTGCTCCCGTGATCATCTGGCTGATAGGCTTCCATTTCCGAGAAAAATTGATCAACATTTTTTCACCGCTTGGTATTTATATTTCTCTACAATGTTTTCCAGCTCGGCTGCACGTTATGGCGAAACTCTAGCGTGTTGCTGGGATATTTGCAGCAGCCGTTGGTTCGGTAGTTTCGGTCACTGTTGACGGAATGCTTCTTTGGTGGTGGTATACACGTACCCAAAAGATCCTTCCACTTCCTAGTTCCTACTTGAAATGGTATATATCGTGCAGATTCAATCTCATTAAGAAATATCGACGTAATATGTTTTCTTGCTACATGAGCAAcattaacaaaaaaaaaatgggGGTAGTTTTTGTCCTGGATCACTTGATGGATGCGTTTCTGGTTCTTCCTGGATGTTTTGTGAGGATTTCAGTGAATTTTAAGTAGGTCAGATGTTGCAGCTCTTCAGCTTTGCCCTGGGAGCCAGCATATGTTTACTGAACTGCTTGTGCTTGTAATtgcaatggaagtaggagaggTTCCCTCCCTAAAAAAAACGTTTTGCAATCATTTCTCATGATCAGGAAACACCTCAAAAGACCACAATAGGAAACCTCACGACGTGAGTCGCTGACACCCATTTCAAGCTCCCTTCGGCATGCGTCGTCTTGCCCGCGTCCCAATTCAGCTTCACCGTGAAGCTCCTCTTGTCGTGCAGCCCGCCGAACTCCTGCGCCGACGGCAACACCACGGCCCTGACGCCGGCAGGCAAGCTGATGTCCACCGTGTACCTGGCGTGTGTGGCGTCGACGTTCGTCACCGTCCGGTTCACCGTGATCCCGCCGGCCGTCGCCGGCACCACTAAGGACGGGTAGTTCAGCTCGGCGCCGGCGATCTTGCTTGCGCTCCGGCACGCGTTCCTCCTGTGAGCGATGGACTCCACTTGGTCGTCGGTGTAGCCGAGGCCGCAGAGGTACGCGATGTACTGCGTCTCCTCGATGTCGTAGACGAGGCCCGGGCTGATGGCTTTGGCGGCGTTGACGTGTCCGGCGCCCATGGCGAAAGCCCCGGCGGCGTTGAGATACTCGTCCGGGATTGGCTTTCCGTCCGCGCTGGCCACGTCAGCGGTCGTCATGATCGCCGACTTGATCATCGCCGGTGACCAGTCCGGGTGCGCGCCCTTGATGAGAGCCGCGATGCTGCTGAGATGAGGCGCCGCCATCGAGGTCCCGGAAATCAAATTGAAGGTCGTGGTGGATTCATCCTCATTGTCGCCGCCGTCTTCTAGTTCTCCGCTCGGCCCGACCTTGTACGGCCACGCCGCGATGACGTTCACACCGGGCCCGATGATGTCCGGCTTCACGATTCCAgggctctgcttgctcggccccCGGGAGGAGAAGTGGGCGACGATGGGCGCCGGCGACGTGCCGAGCGCCGTGCCGTTGAAGCGGATGGAGGCGATCGGCTTCGCCGTCGAGTTGATGTACTTCTTGATCGACACGCTGTCAGGGTGCGCGACGTAGGACGACGCGATCACATGCGCCGCCGCCAGCGTCGTGCGGCCGCGAGCCTCCGGGCCGAGCAGTATCACCCCGACGCCGCCGGCCTCCTTGACGGAGTAGCTGGCGCCGTAGCCGTCGCTGAAAAAGTTCTCGCAAGCGACGATCTTGCCAGCCACGAGCGTGCCGTTCAAGTAGCTCCAGCAGTTTGCTTGGAGGAGGTTGTCGTTGTCGGGGGGATACACCAGCGCCGTGGTAGCAGGCAGGCTGTGCGGCTGGTACGCCGACTCGCCGACGAACGTCCGTCCATCGCCGCGTTCAACGACGGCCTGCATTTGCCGGTCGATCGTGCCCGCGCCGACGGTGAGGATCTATGGCGCCTCGTTGACGAGCGTGCTAGGTTGCGGGCCCGCGTTACCCCCGGCGCAGCTGACGAAGATGCCCTTCCTCATTGCGCTGAAGGCGCCGACGGCGACGGGGTCGTCGTGGAACCGTTCCTTGCCACTGTCGAGCGACACGGATATGACGTCGACGCCGTCGGCTATCGCCGCGTCCATGCCCGCGAGTATGTCGGAGTTCCAGCACCCCCTCCTGCCGCAGACCTGGTAGACGGCGAGGTGCGCGCGCGGGGCCATGCCGGAGGCCGTGCCGCCCCCGCTGCCGAGCAAGCTGGCGCCGCGCACGAAGTTCCCGGCGGCCGTGCCCGCCACGTGCGTCCCGTGGCCGACCCCCCCTGACCTCGTCGGGcctcggcggcggctcggtgtagTACCCCACGCGGACGACCTTCCTGTTGCACACGCCACCACCTTCGCCCGCGGGCTCCTCGCACTTGCCGCGCCACCGGGGCGGCGGAGCCGGCATGCCGTCGTCGCGGAACGAAGACGTGCTTCAAGTCGACCTTCGAGTCGATGACGCCGATGACCGTGCCTTCGCCCGTGCGCCCGGCCCCGTCCCACGCGCCGTGGCCGTGCCCGCCCGGGCCCCGCGCCGCCCTCAGCCCCAGGAAGTCCGGCGTGTGCGTCGTCAGGAGCGTCGCGGCGCGGTCCGGGTGCACGCCCAGGACGTCGTCCCTGGCCGCCACGCCCGCGGCCCCGGCCTCCGTGAGCGTCGCGGCGAAGCCGGTCATCGCCGCCATGGACGAGCGCTGAAGGTTCactccgggcgttcgggtttACCCGATCGTTCGGGTCGGGTAATTCGGGTAATATGAGAATTGGGTAATCGAGATTGATATCCGAAATCAGACCCGAACTTACGGGTACCCGCCAGTTCGGGTTCGGATAATTTCAGGTTTGGGTATTGGGTACCTAGGTTACCCGATTCTAGTGTTAAATAGAGCAGCATGATAACACTAAATGAGACCAATGTTCACTTATTTGAAGTTTGGAACAACAAAGTAGGCTAAGATTCAGTACTTAATGTTCACACTTCACAGCAATGACCCTCACCTCACTTCATAAGAGCAAGTTGATTTGATATGCAGGAACGCTGCACAATGAAGGATAGAAAACATGACCAATCGGATGCATGTAGTTGTAGTGCCGCAGGCATTCCGTAACAGGCTGGCGCTGGATGGCTAAGCGCTTGAAGTGCCCCGGCTCCGTAGCTCTAAATAGAAAAGGACACACCTCGCATCAATGCATCGTGGACTCTGACCGGGAGCGGGAGGGGAGCAAGGACTTGGGGAATCGATTGGGGAGAGCCATGGGCTGCCGGGTGCGACTGCGCCTGCCGCTTGGGCTGATTCAATATTAGCCCGCATGCCCGTATCCCGCGCGCGTTGTTTTGAAATTTTGATCGGGTAACTGGGTAGTTCGGGTACCGGAGCTTAAAACCCGAACAAACCCGAAACTCAATCAGATTTTAGCATCTGCTACCCGCCAAATGAGTTTGGGCATCGGGTAATGGGTATTTCGGTTTTGGGTCCGGGTTTTCTCGGGTTCGGGCATTGGATCCGGGTTTTATGCCCGGAGCGACTGAAGGTCCGCCGCCTGCCGCCTCCTCGGACGACGCCGTCGGGAGAAACGTCCTGTACCAACTCTCGAGGTCCAAGTGCGTGGTTTCGCCGGAGATGTGGGCCGGCGGCGCGTACCCGAACAATGTACGTGCGCCGGCTGCTGCTGCCGGCGTTAGCACCCGGAGAACCGGCCGCAGCGTCGCCACTTGCGAATGCGAAGGCCGGAGTGGTGGACGAGATGACGTTGCTTGCAAGAGCGAGGGCGGAGAGAAGGATATGCCTCCATCCATCCATGTCGGAGAGTGAAGGCTGAGGGAGGAGATGCAGAATTTGGAATTTGAGCAGGCAGTGTCACAGGTTACAGTGAGCTGCCATGACTATTTATTACTGGGGATACACTGCTAAATTTAATAGACACACAATTATTTGATCTTTATGCCACAATTATGACTAGGGATAAATTGTCAGTTTCAGCTGGCAAACATGATTTTTCCCCCCACGCCTCTTAAATTTTAGTAGACCGAATAGACAATGGAGGCAAGCCAttgttggtttgggtggtggtGGGACGGGGAAAGCACGATGATTGCTCATTTGCTCGGCGAAACTGGATTAGCATGGTGAGAGATGTGATGGAGAGTGCAATGGGCTCGCGGTAGGGAAGATAGAGAGGGCAATAAGATTGGTGGTTGAGGGAACAGATATGACCGTTAGATCATGATCTGAGAACCACATTTATTTACAAAGACAACATATGCAAAATAATGTGATGCTTCCACTGTTTTGCGATGAATGTTCATGCCTACCCATTGGCCATTGCACGCAGACTAGAAAAAAATAGTAGTATCGATACAAAAGTAGCAATTATGGGTTACTTTAGTTATGTTTTAAACCAAATTTGTTTAATTTTGCTCAAGTCTAACAAACTCTTGCGCGTAGGATTCATTGAAAGTGACTACATTCAtctcgtttcaaaaaaaaaagactaCATTCATCTCTAACTTGGTCTCCAAATTTACCAGCCACGGTGATCACCTACGCCGAGTTCATGACCAAGTGCATAATGCGATTCCAAAACCCTCTGCCTCCTGCTCCTATAGTTGCATCCGTACGCCGTCTCCGGGAACGCAACACAGGTCAGCGCCTGCCGGACACCGGCCTCCAGAGCCTTCACGCGGCCGGCGCTCCCCACATCGCCCTCCTCCCTGCACAGCATGAACTCACACCGTGCCCTGCCTCCGAGGGAGGCCATGTCTGCTCTCGTCGGCCTCAGCCTCAGGCCACGGAACGCTCCGGCGAGGTCGGCGAGGAGCCCCGGCCGGTCGTCGCAGCTGACGCAGGCCCTGATGTACGTCGCCGGCCTCCCgtagccgccggcggcggcgccggccgtgTAGCAGTCGACGGTGATGCCGTTGGCCTCGGCAGGGATGGGCTGAGGCTGTCTGGTTTCGGCGGCTTTCCTCTTCAGGTCCTTCAGCTGGCAAACCACCCGGGCCAGCAAGGTGGCCTTGTCCATCTGTTCATGAGCAGGCAGTGACATTTGTGGTGAAGTACTGATACCTCGTCCTGCTACTGCTACATACTTTGCACAAACTGATCGTGTACAAAAATTGGGAGTTAAAACTGTAAACTTAAAAACTCCGAATTCAAATATTACCAGACAGATTCCTCTGAAATTCAGTACTAGCTTTCTTTGTCAGGCTTTTTATTGTTAGTTTGGTTGCGAAATGATTGTCTGAAAGATCTAAACTGTCATCAGCTGCAACTTCTGCGTTCTACGCACTTTGTTAACTCAACTATGAATCAAAAACAACATTGGCCTGCTCGGCTCTAAGCTGTGAAACGGCAAGAAGTACAGAGTTCATGCCGACCTCACCTGCCTAGCATCAGGGATCATCCTCCTCAGTGCAGCGAGATGGGCGTTGATCctctcccgccgccgcctctcggcCTCGCTGTGGACCTTCAGGGCACGCGCCTCCGTCGCGCTCCTCcccgacgacgacggcggcggaagCAGCTCCCGCGCGTCCGGAGGCGGCACCGAGCTGGCCTGTCGCAGAGGCAGAGCCGTGCCTCTGTTCACTGGAGGAAGAACAGAACCACCATGGCGCAGTGGCAGGTGCTGCTCTCCTTCTTGAAACGGTTGGCACGCAGATGCAGCAGCCATCTGTTCTGAACCGCCGTGTCCTCTCTCACAAGTGAGACCTCAGGagctgcaagagaagaaggCCGTCGATCTCATCGTGATGAAACAAACAGCAAATATCTCACGAGACAACAAGAACATGAGCACCGAAAGATGAGACGGATGGATGGATAAATGCTGTCAGGCTGAAGAAGCATTACATTCTCCTTACCTACGACTACAAGAAGCTTGGTGTGTCGGTGCGAGTGTGAGTGAAGCACGTGAAGAGGCCAGCCAAAGGCTACTTAAACTACAGCAGCTGCAAAGGTCTACGCAGCAGGAACAGCAACAGAGTTTCTGGGGTAGATGGATATGCTTGGGAATGGGACTGTCACCTCGACCATGATTTAATCTGATTTGTGCATGTGTGCTACTGTTGACCAACTACCCCAAGAAGCTCTTTTTTTCCACATTTGTTCCCCACTAGGGGACGCTCCGTCCTTTTTGGATCGGCATGGATGCTTGTGATCTTGGGACTACTGTCACGGGcactagagagagagagagagagagagagagagagagagatgatgGCCAGTAGGTTTAGTTGGTCAAAAGGCACGAACCAAATTTGTTGAAAGATCTGGTTTCGGCAAGGAATATTTACGAAAGATGTATGCCACGTACTAACCCGCTAGATAGCTCAACGCCTTCCACTTTCAAATAACAAGTGGTGCTTTGTACATGGACGCACTCTTGAAATATGGGCCACAGCTAGCTGAGGCGTCCTGTCATCGTGAGTGCCGCAGCTAGCTCAGTTGCTGCCGATCAGGTCGTAGAGCACGGGTGCCACGAGATTTTAACCTGAACGAACCGTCATGATTTGGTGGAAGTGACTATGTTTAGCTGAACATAAACTGCATAGGATCCAATCAGCAATCATCCGATCCGACGGTGGGCGTGGGAGGGCCGGCAGGAGGACGGCTCGGCGTGTCGCGTAGTAGGAGtagctgcgcgccgccgccctttgCTTTCACATCACGCGCGCTTTGCGGCTTCACACAGGGCGCCTCTTGGACCCTTCTTCCGCCACCACAGCCACAGGCAGCATGCGGCATGCTTTCGCGCACGTGCTTAGCATGCGGCATGCTTGGGGGCAAATAAGTAAGGTGCCGTTCggatccaagggcaaatggcaaaagggcaaatggtaaaatttttgctcctgtcacatcagatgtttggacgctaattagaaatattaaatatagtttaattaaaaaactaattacatagatgaggactaaatgacgagacgaatctattaagcctaattaatccataattagcaaaattacggtagcatttgcccttttgcactttgagGTGTTTGGATCTAAAAGTACAAAAAAAAAGTGTAAAaaagcaaaagttttgcactttctctttctctttctattGGATCAGGCCCTAAACAAAGGCAACGGATTGCAAAAGAGCAGGGCAGAGTTCCTCTTGGGATCCAGAGAAGACATCGTCTCAGGCTCCCAGCGGATGCCGCGCACGAGTGAGGGTTCCTTTGATCGGCCAGCGAGAGAGCGACACGACCGAGGCTGGAAGTGGTTTACTATTATCTTTACTACTGACAGTACTCTTGATCTGGACGGAAGGGACTAGCACACTTTCTTTTCCGTTCCATGCATCGGGACTTGGCACGTGTAGACCGTCCAGCCGCCCCAAGACAAGGGAGGACACAGCGCTGCTTGTGGTGTGGACATGTCGGAGATTAAGGTTCAGTAATCTTTCTCATCGACGGATCAAGCAGAATACCAGTGCAGATTATGCGTGAGATGATTGTCCAAGCTCAATCCACTTGCATGTCTGGATTTCTTTCTTTGATTCCGAGGCGAATATCTTATCCTCTCCATCGCAAAGTATCTTTTCGCACCTTTTGTTCCTCAGATCGTCTCTCTTTTGGGGTATGTTGGTACAAGGGAAGAAACAAAAGGGCTTACATTTAAACTTTGTAGCTACACTTTTGGCATTTAAACATCTTCAAATAGAAAGTGTTGATTGTTGAGCGGCGAGGCGATAGATCTCGTTCAGGGCTAGTTTTATGTGTAAAGATCACATAAAAAATTTATAATTTTTTCTTAGACATAATTTGGGGAACGTGAGACTTCTCGATAATTGCGGGGCTCGATTCCATGGACATATGGATCCGaaagagccccccccccccccccccccccacccacccacccaatTTAGCAATGGTAGTATGGTACCAACGCTTGCATCAAGCAACTTTACCAGCAATTTTACAGTATGGATCACATGTGACCCAATGCGACCCATGATAGATAAGAGCCGACTCTCCTGCTGGTGAGCAACCACTTTACATAGTGCTTATGTGGAACTGGTTTGTTCCACCTAAGAGTTAAGAAATGATAATTTAGAACGCATATTGCAAAGGGAAATGATTGTTGCTTAATTTTGTTGTAAGTCAAGTATTGTTATCTTTGATTATCAATCCCTTCTTAGAATTCATCATATAGCTTAACAACATGCAAACTAtatattatgaaaatatttttcatgGTGAAGTCAAAAACACTAATCTTATGATGTTAAACGACACATAGATTTTAAAAATTGATGGTCAAAGATTGAAATATTTGATTTGAGACAAAACTAGAAAAAAAACAATTGTTGTGCAATGGAAGAGTGGACTAAGCACGGGCTTAGCGGCTATGCGGCCTAACATGTGGTTCGACCCAGTCCTCAAAAAGAAACATGTGGTTCGACCCCTGGACCATTGATAGAGAGCACCGCTCCTGCATGACAAGTGGGCCCTGGATGACTGACTTCTTCAATTCCCGCAGAGGCCTGCACCATATACGAAGGCTTCCGAAGCGTTTCGTTTCGTTTCGTGCTCGTGCCGCTCGTAACTCGCGCGTCTTCCTCGTCCCACCTCCTCGTACTACTAACTCCTTTTGTCGGGAGCTCGCCGGGTTCACGGCCACGCGATCTCGAGCGCGGCGATGGGCAGCTTGGGAGGTGGGTGGCGAATGCACCTCCCGGACGGCGCCCGATTGGTTTCAAGGTGCGTGGCTGATTTGTTGCTTCGTGcttgcaggcggcggcgggggggcaGGCGCCAAGGTCGGGCCGCCGGCGCTGGACGTGGCGCTCGCGTTCCCGCAGGCCACGCCGGCGTCCATCTTCCCGCCCTCTGGTGAGCCCTCGCTGGCTCGCTCCCGCTGTTTCTCTCCTGCTAGTGTAGCTCTGTCCGTTTGAACTGCAAATGCTCCTTGTTTTCCATAAGCGGTAGAAATGTCATGCTCGGCGCTTTTACAGTGGAGAACGTACTGCACTGACCTCTCTTCTTGAGTTCTTGCGTTGCTTGATTCCGCGTAAATCAGCAGCACTCCGGTGTATCCCAGTCCCCTAGATCTGCCAGGAGAGGAGGGATCTGTTGGGCATACGAAGGCTGCAacaatgttttttttttgaagagtGAACGGGGGCTAAGAAAACCCACCTGAACATAGTCATTTTTTTCAAAATGAGATTGCAAGATCAGGCAACCGTTCTAAGTAATGAGTACGGTGATCAGAGTACTTTTTTAAAGAGAGGGGAGCCACAAGGGATTACAATCGCAGCACAAACACACACCTAAAGAAACCACAAGGGTACAATGTTTTGGAATTTGGGTTTAGTTTTGTCGGCAAGACTTGGTTAAAATCGTGAAGTTCGATTGGCTTCAGAATTTAAGTAACAGATTAGAGAGATAAAGATCTCTTGTGACCTGGATACCCGGTTATATAGAAACTAAAATCGGTGTTTTTTATGCTTTAAAATGATACATTGAGCAGTCTGTTGCTTGAATAATTACAACTACTTTGCCTTGTTCCTCTTTCATTGTGACAAGAGTGCTTCTCATTGGGTAATAGTTGGCTGGTTCACTTGTGCAACTTGCATGAAGGCACTGGTGGTTATCAGAAAGGACCTCACTCTTGTTTTGCAATCTCTAGCTCCATCTTGGCTGACTCTGGTGGCTGGTGGCAGTTAGGTTATTCAGCATTGCGTAGTGTTACCTTACAAATGACAAGCCTGGACTACCGCGTCATACTTTTGCAGCATGCCAGTTGTGAATTTCCATTTATTAACGTTCGATCTGGCCTGTTGTTGGTTGCAGTGTCGGACTACTACCAGCTTGATGATTTGCTGACTGATGAAGAGAAGGCACTCAGGAAGAAGGTCCGAGGTATTATGGAGAAGGAAATCGCGCCCATTATGACTGAAGTAAGTTCTTGCAAAAAGACAGCTACCAACCTTTCTGATTTCTCACATGTCCGGGAGTAGCTTTTTTTGTGAAACATATCTTTTGTGCAAGTATGCTTCTCATTTTTACTCCTTAGTTTTGAGTTCTGACTTGCTGATGCAAGTCTGTATCTTGTCATAGGCTTACACAGTGTCATTTTACTTCTCCAGCACTGGGAGAAGGCGGAATTCCCATTTCATGCCATTCCAAAACTTGCAACTCTCGGCCTAGCTGGAGGTACAACAAAGGTACATACCAAACAAATTCTATCTGTGCTCCACCTTCAAATGTCAGTTCTCACCCACATGCTCAACATGTAACTGCAATTTGATCGTTATTGTTTGTGTTTTGAAATTTCAGGGGTATGGGTGCCCAGGACTATCTCTTACAGCTAGTGCTATTTCAGCAGCAGAAGTTGCAAGGGTCGATGCAAGCTGCTCCGCAATTATTCTAATGCATGCTGCTCTTGTAATTCCCGCGATTGGTAAATCTAGCATTGTTTCGTTACCATTTATACTGTATGTTCCATGGGATGCCCAGGAACAATTACTTTGTGCATGCAAGCTAATTGTTATATTTTTTTGGTAAAGTGTAGACCTTTGTGGGTCAGAGGCTCAAAAGCAGAAGTATTTACCATCTCTTGCTCAGTTTAAAACTATTGGTTGTTGGGTGGGTTCTATTGT from Panicum hallii strain FIL2 chromosome 3, PHallii_v3.1, whole genome shotgun sequence encodes:
- the LOC112887316 gene encoding transcription factor bHLH51-like, which gives rise to MAAASACQPFQEGEQHLPLRHGGSVLPPVNRGTALPLRQASSVPPPDARELLPPPSSSGRSATEARALKVHSEAERRRRERINAHLAALRRMIPDARQMDKATLLARVVCQLKDLKRKAAETRQPQPIPAEANGITVDCYTAGAAAGGYGRPATYIRACVSCDDRPGLLADLAGAFRGLRLRPTRADMASLGGRARCEFMLCREEGDVGSAGRVKALEAGVRQALTCVAFPETAYGCNYRSRRQRVLESHYALGHELGVGDHRGW